A stretch of DNA from Allomeiothermus silvanus DSM 9946:
GGGTCAGGATGCTGCGGACGGGCCGGGCCCGCAGGTTTCGGTAGACCAGGGCGAGCACTTCCATCCCCTAAGAATACCCGCTGAACCCCGGCAAAAGTTGGACTATGCTGAGAACCTATGAACGCGGCAGTTGACGAGGTCCCTGGGCAAGCAGAGGTTTTCCCGTCCAGCCTTTGGCACCTCGAATGCACCCTTTGCGGGGCCTGCTGTGCTGCGCCGGACATTTCTACTTTGCAAAAGCCCCTGGGGGTTCCTTGTAAGCACCTGGACTCGAGCTGCTGGTGCGCGATCTACGCCGCTCGCCCTCAGGTCTGCCGCGGTTATACCCCAGACTGGGTCTGCGGCGAGGTAGCCCCGCTACCGACCCTTGCGGAGCGAGTCCAGCGTTACTTGGAGATCTACGGGCTCGAGCGCCCGGCCAGAAAGCTTTCCACTTCGGCCTCTGTGGGGAGCGAAGGCTGAGCCCCCTCCTGGGTCGTCGCCAGGGCTCCGGCGGCGCTAGCCCAACGCAGGGCAGGTGCCAGGGCTTCGCCCTTGGCTAACCGGCTGGCTAGCATCCCCACAAAGGCATCCCCGGCCGCCGTCGTATCTACCGGCTGGACCTGGAAGGCTGGGACGTAGCCTTGCCCGCTGGTATCTGCCCAGACACAGCCCTCTGCCCCCAGGGTGATGACCACGCTCGATACTCGCTCGCGCAAACTCTGCGCCGCCGCCAAAGCCTCCTCGATTCCCTGGGGCGCTTTTTGCTCCAGCACGATCCCTGCCTCGAACTCGTTGACCACCAGCAGGTCCACGTCGTGAAGCGCATCGGCGCTTAGGCTTCGCGCTGGGGCGGCGTTCAGGATCACCGTGGTCCCCGCTTCTTTACCTCGGCGGGCTGCCTCGAGCACGGTGGGAAGGGGAACCTCGAGCTGCAGAAGGATTACCTTTGCGCCCCGGAACACCTCGGCTTTCAGGTCTTCCGGCAAGAGCCGATAGTTGCTCCCCGGCGCCACGATGATGCTGTTTTGGCCCTGGGCGTTCACCACGATGAAAGCGACCCCGCTAGGGCCCTCCACACGTTTGATCCAATGGGTATCTATCCCGTCTTGGAGGAGCCCCTCAAGGAGCTGTGCGCCGAAGCTGTCGCTCCCCAAGCATCCGATCATCCGTACTGAACCACCTGCTCGGGCCGCCGCCACCGCCTGGTTGGCTCCTTTCCCACCGGGAAAAGTCTGATAATCCGAGCCCAGCAGGGTCTCGCCGGGGAGGGGGTGACGCTGTACACGCACCACCAAATCCATATTGATGCTGCCCACCACGATGATGTCTGGCACGTCTACAAGCTACCACGCGGCTAAGAAGGAAGCCTGAAACTCATGAGGTTGGTGCAGCCAAGTGCCCTCCCACTGATTTTGCTCCCCACGGAAGGCGCTTTATCGATCCAGGAGAGAAAAAATCGCCTTCCACAACAAACCTAAGTTGAGAAGTGGGGTACTTAGTGCACCCCGGCCTCGGTGATGGCTGCCGCCGAGTTGAGGGCGAAGCGCACGTTGCCACGGAACTCGTTGAGATTGGTGGCGTTCACGTAGGTCATGGCGCTTTGTAGACCCTCGCGCAGCCTCGAGACCGCCTCTCGCGCGTCTTTGTGAAAAGCCCGCAGGGTCTGCGAGGAGCCCTCGATGTAGTTGCGCTTCTCGGTCACCAGCGAGGAGGCCATGCCGAAGAGCAACACCCCCTCGAGGTGACCGTCCTTTTTGATCAGCACCTCGTCTTCGAAAGACCCCGAGGCGAAGAACTTGCCCATCATCACCCCTTCGCTATAGGCCAGGGCCTTCACGAAGTCGCCCGAGGCATTCACCCCGCCGTCGGCGATGATCTGGGCGTCGGCGTAACCGGCGTGGTTGCGGAAGCGGTAGATCTCCTCGAGCAACGAGAGTTGCCCCACCCCCACCCCGGTGTTGATCCGCGTCGTGCAGACCGAGCCTGGCCCCACCCCCACCTTGATGGCGAAGTGCTTAAACCCCGAGAGCTTCATCAGCCAGTAGGCATAGGCAAAGCCCTCGATGCTGCCCACATTGCCCAGGATGATCCCGCTTTCTACGCCCTGGGCCCGGATTTTAGCCAGCACCGGCAGCACCGCCGCGTTGGCCCCGTGGGCGATATCAATCGAGGCGAAAGCCAGGTTGGGCTGCTGGAACAGCTCGGTCAGGAAGGCCTGGTCTTCGTGGATGCCGAGGGCCACCCCGACCAAGGCCGGAGCGCTGGCTTTGACCTCCTGGATGCGCTCTATATCGGAAAGGCCCACCCTGGGCAGGATGTGGATTCCGCCGTTTCCTCCGTCCCACACGTCGCGAGCAAACCTCGAGCGCATCATGCTCATGGAAGCGCCGAAGGCCGGGAAGATCTCCTGGGGGCCGCGCAGGGTGTAAAAAAGCTGCCGGGTATTTACCTGACTGCGCGAGAAAGGACGGGTGAGGAAGGTAGGGATGATGGACTTGTCGGCGAAGGTGTAGTAGGTCTCGAGGCGGGGGAAGGGATAGCTGGCGATGGCGGTCTGGGCCTGCTCGAGGGCCTGATGCGACAACTGATCCAGCGCGGTTGTATCCACGAACCGTCATTGTAGCTCAGATAACCGACGAGCGTCTATGTATCATGGGTTTATGGTCACGCTCGAGCATCAGATCGTCGCCCCGCAGAAAAAGCGGTGGACAGTGGATGAGCTGTTGGCGATGGAAAAGGCGGGCCTGCTCGACCCTGAAAAGCGCATCGAACTCCTGGATGGCGAGGTGTACGAGATGCCCCCCACTAGTGAAGGCCATGCAAGTAGCGTAGACTGGCTGGTTCGTTTATTCCTCAAGCAATTCGATGAGCGGGCGGTGGTGCGAAGCCAGAATCCCATACGCCTCGATGATGAAGACCTTCCCCTACCGGACTTGGCTCTTCTGGAATGGAAAGAAGATTTTTATCGTCAGGGGCACCCCAGACCGGAAAACGTTTATTTGGTGGTCGAGGTCTCGGATGCCACCCTTTGGTTTGACCGAAGCAGCAAGCTCAAACGTTATGCCAAAGCTGGGCTTCGTGAGGTCTGGATCGTCAACCTCAAAGACCGGCAGACCGAGGTTTTCCGCGACCCCTCGGGCGAAGAGTACCTGACCCGTTTTGTGGTCAAGCCAGGAGAATCGGTAGCACCGCTGGCCTTCCCCGATGATCCGATCACCCCGCTGTAAGGTTTTTTTCGCCTTTACATCTGCATAAAGCCCTTGTATATTCAAATCCAGATGCGACACCCTGCTCGAGCTACCCGCTGACGGCGCTCTTTCTACGGAAAGGGGCCTTTGGGGTTTGCGAGGGTGGGGTTTCCCTTTTTATGCTGTTGGGGCTTGAAAGGAATCTGTCATGTACATGACGACCGCCGAAATCCGCGAGAAATACCTGCAGTTCTTCCAGTCGAAGGGCCATCTTCGGCTTCCCTCCTTCAGCGTCATCCCCCAGGACGACCCCTCGCTTTTGTTCATCAACGCGGGCATGACCCCACTTAAACCCTACTTTCTGGGTAAGACCCCGATCTTTCACACCCCGGAAGGGGAGAAGATCTCTTACCGCGTCACCACCTGCCAGAAGTGCGTGCGTACGGGCGACATAGAAAACGTAGGCCGTACTAACCGGCACCAGACGGTCTTCGAGATGCTAGGAAACTTCAGCTTCGGGGACTACTTCAAGAAGGAAGCGATCCTTTGGGCCTGGGAGTTCCTGACCGACAAGCGGTGGTTGGGCCTCGAGCCGGAGCGCATCTATGTGACGATCTACGAGGAGGACGACGAGGCGTTTGAGTACTGGACCCAAGACGTCGGTTTGCCGCCGGAACGCCTACACCGCTTTGGTGCCGATGAGAATTTCTGGCCCGCCGACGCTCCCAGCAAAGGCCCCAACGGGCCCTGCGGGCCGTGCTCGGAGATCTACTACGACCGGGGGCCGGAGTTTGGCGCGGATACCTGGGCTGATTACTACCAGACCCGCGAGAGCAACCGTTTCGTGGAGATTTGGAACCTGGTCTTCCCCCAGTACGACCGCAAGGACGGAGGTATCCTCGAGCCTTTGCCCAAACCCAACATCGACACCGGGATGGGCCTGGCGCGGGTGGCGATGGTCTTGCAGGGCGTGACCGATTTCTACGAGACCGACGAGTTCAAACCCATCATCGCCAAGGTTGTAGAGCTGTCTGGGGTGAGCTACGAGGGGCCCTCTTCGCTAGCCCACCGGGTCATCAGCGAGCATGCCCGCGCGGTGAGCTTTATCCTCTCTGACGGGGCTACTTTCTCCAACACCGGGCGCGGCTATGTAGTGCGCCGCTTGCTGCGCCGAGCGGTGCGGTATGGCTATTTGCTGGGCTTGCGCGAGCCGTTTATGCACCGGCTAGCCGCGGTAGTAGCCGAGGTGATGGGCGGGGTCTACCCTGAGCTAAGGGAAAACCTCGAGAGCGTACAGAAGCAGATCCGGCTGGAGGAGGAGCGCTTCTTCGAGACCCTCGAGCAGGGCGTGGAGCGCTTGGACGCTTTGCTGTCAGGCCTCGAGCCCGGCGATACCCTCTCCGGCGAGGAGGCTTTCCGGCTGTACGACACCTACGGTTTCCCTCTCGACCTCACCCTCGAGATCGCTGATGAGCGCGGGATCAAAGTAGACACTGAAGGCTTTCAAAAGGCGCTCGAAGAGGCCCAGGAACTCGCCCGGCAGCGCGCGGCCTTTGACAAGGACGTATTCAAGCGGCCCAACGAGGCTCTACTGGCCATCGCCAGGGACTCTGGCGGCACGGTCTTCGTGGGCTACGAGCGCACCGAGGAGACCGCCCAGGTCAAGCTTTTGCTGGCAGGGAACCAGTCCTTGGACGAGGCCCCCGCCGGGACCGAGGTACAGGTGGTGCTTGACCGGACCCCCTTTTACGCCGAAGGCGGCGGACAGATTGGGGACTTCGGGGTGCTCGAGTGGGCCGGGGGCTGGGCCAAGGTTTCCACCACCCAGAAAAACCCCGATGGCATCTACCTCCACTTAGCTAAGGTAGAGGAGGGAACGCTCAAAGCGGGTACCACCGTGCGGGCTTTGGTAGACCCCCACCGCCGCGATACCGAGAAGAACCACACCGCTACCCACCTCCTGCACGCCGCCTTACGCGCGATCTTGGGAACCCACGTCCGCCAAGCGGGAAGCTACGTGGGGCCGGACCGGCTGCGCTTTGACTTCACCCACCCCGAGCCCGTAAGCCCCCGGGAGTTGGCTCGGATTGAACTGCTAGTGAACCGGTGGATCCAGGGAGACTTCCCGGTCAGTTATACCTACAAACCGCTCGAGGAGGCCAAAAAAGAAGGAGCCATGGCCCTATTCGGCGAGAAGTACGCCGACGTGGTGCGGGTGGTGGCGGTGGAAGGTACGGCGGACAACGTCGCTGCCGGGACAGCCATCTCCAAGGAGTTGTGCGGCGGTTGCCACGTGCGCCGCACGGGGGAGATTGGGATGTTCGTGATCCGCTTTGAGGAAGCGGTCTCGTCGGGGGTGCGCCGGATCGAGGCCCTCACCGGAACCGGGGCAGTCCAGTATGTGCGGGAGAACCTGGATGTGCTCCAGGCCCTCTCTCGCGAGCTAGGGGTGAACCCAGAGGGCCTGCCTGAGCGTTTAGGTAAGCTCCAAAACGAGATAAAAGCCCGCGAGAAGGAGATTGAGCGGCTCAGGCGGGAACTGGCCCGAGCCCAGCTGGGTGGCGGGACGGCTTCCGCGCTCAAGGAGGCGGGCGGCTACCAGTACTTGGCGGTGCGGCTCGAGGGCCTCGAGGTCGGGGCCTTGCGCTCTGCTGCCGATGAGCTGCTGGACAAGCACAAAGCGGACTTGGTGGCGGTGGGGTCGGGGCAGAACCTGGTCATTAAACTTTCCAAGGAGGCCCAGGCCAAGGGGCTCGACGCCGGGGCGGTGATGAAGCGGCTTACCGAGGCAGCAGGCGGGCGCGGGGGTGGGAAAGGGGCCTTAGCCCAGGGGGGCGGTTTCGACCTGGAACGGGCCTTTGCCGCTCTGGAGGGGGCCCTGCTCTCACGGTGAGGGGGATAGGCTTCAGCCTCGGCTCAGGTAAGTAGCCTAGGGTGGTAGGAGATGAAGGTCGCCGCTTTGGACGTAGGCGAGGCCCGCATTGGCCTGGCCGTGGGGGAGGTGGGCTCGCCGTGGGCCTTCGGGCGGGGCTACCTGGTGCGCCGGACGCCCCAGGCGGATGTGCTGGCGTTGCGAGCGTTCGCCGAGCGCGAACGGGTAGCCAAACTCATCGTGGGTTTGCCACTTCGTACCGACGGCACCCCCAGCGCTCAGGCCGCTAGGGTGCTCGAGCTGGTGAGGGCCTTGCGGGAAGCTGGGCTCGAGGTCGAGACCTTGGACGAGCGCTTTACCACCCAGCTGGGGGCGCAGCGGCTCAAGGAAGCACCCCGACGGGTGCGGCAGGAGAAAGGTAAACTGGACGAAGCCGCCGCGGTGGCCTTGCTGGAGAGCTATCTCGAGCGGGCTCGCTAGCTGGTCTGGGTCGGTTTATCCATCACAGGTGAAGCATTGAATCCAGAAAAGCCCACATCTGTTCCCGATAGACTTCCCCTAGCTGAACGCGAAGGACGCCGTAGTCCTTGGCTGAGGTGGGGGGTATTGCTGCTATTTAGCCTGCTGGCCGGGGTCTTGGGGTATCTGCTGTGGCTGTCGGGGCCAACCGGGGTGCAGGCGCAGGTGCGGCTCGAGCGGGGCCAGGGGGCGCTGGCGGTGGGCCGCACCCTGGAGCGGGCCGGGCTGGTGCGTTCGGGGCAGCTCTTTGCGGTGTATCTGCGGGCCTCGGGGCGGGACAAGCTGCTCAAGCCGGGGGTGTACCAACTCGAGGGGGACGGGGTGCGGCGGTTGGCGATCGCACTCACCGAGGAAGCCCAGCCCCTCACCGTGCGCCTGACCTTTCCCGAGGGCTGGCGCATGCACCAGATGGCCCTACGGCTTAGCCAAAATGGCCTGCCAGGAGAAAAATTCCTCGAACTGGCCGAACACCCACCCGCTGATCTGCGGCCCAGTTATGTTCAAAGCCCCACCCTCGAGGGCTTTTTGTTCCCCGCCACCTATACCTTCCCCCTGGACACCACTGCCCGTGAGATCATCCAGGCCATGCTGGCGCGTTTCGAGCAGGAGCTGACCCCCGAGGTACGAAGCCGCTTGGCCCAGGAGAAGCTCAGCGTGCAGCAGTGGGTCACGCTGGCTTCCATCGTTCAGGCTGAGGCCGCTCACCCCGAGGAGAAGCCGCTGATCGCGGGGATCTTCCTCAACCGGCTGGAGGCCGGAATGCCCCTGCAAGCGGATCCCACCGTGGCGTACGGATTAGGTAAGGCCCTCCCCGAGCTTTCCCGACCCGCGGGAGACTTTGCGAGCGATACCCCCTATAACACCTACCGGGTAGCTGGTTTGCCGCCCGGTGCCATAAGCAACCCTGGCTCCGAGGCCTTGCGGGCGGTGCTCGAGCCCCAGCGCACCGACGCACGGGGGAGGGCGCTTTTCTATTTCTTCCACAACCGCCAGGGCAAACTCTTTGTCAACCCCGATTTCGCTAGCCATAGCCGGGATCTGGCGCGGTACCGCTAAGGCCAAGCGCTATGTAGTTTGCACACAATTGTTGGGGCAAGCGCGAGTAATATAGGGCGGGTATGGAGTTGATCTTCGAAGTCCGTGATGCCGAAGGGGGGTTCGCCGCCCGCGCGATCGGTGAGGAAAGCATCGCCACCCACGGCCAGACCTGGGAGGAGCTTAAAGCTAATGTGCTCGAGGCCGTGCGCAACTACTTTGGCCCGGGCATGACTCCCCGCACGGTGCAGCTACACTACGTCCGCGACGAACTCGTTCTCATCTAGGTACCTTCCCACACCCGTGGCCGTCGGAGGCTGTGCTGGCAGCGCCTGGTTGCAAGCTAAGCCAGAGCATCCGCGCTCCCTTTTGAGTGTGCCGCGGAGGGGTGTTGGCCTGCCCATAGCAGAACGCTTCGGGCGTACCTAGCCAGCCTCGAGCCCCCTTCCAGGCCGGTACCGCAGCTTCCGGGCCAAACGCTTGGGGGCGTCGGGGCGGTTTTGCGTTTTATCCACCCAGTACAGCTCGTAACGGACGGCTTCGGGTGTGACCTCGAGCACGGCATAGCCGTTGATATCGCCGTCAAAGAAGTTCAGGTGCGGGTTGGCCTGCTCCAAGAAGGCGTTGCCGGGCCAGAAGGCTAGGCGCCGCAGGGTCTCGGCAGGGCCGGGGCTGGTCAGGGAGGGGGCCATAAACTCGGCTCCCAACCAGGGCTCACCGGGCTTGAACGTGGGGGAGACCTGCGAGGCCAGGGCGGAGTGAAGATCGCCACTCAGCACTACCAGGTTGTGCACCCCGGCTCGAGCCCAGGCGTTCAGCAGGGCCTGGCGCTCGGCGGCGTAACCGTCCCAGCCATCGGTGTTGAGGGTGAGATCACCCGAACGCAAGGGGGAGAACATCACCGCGCTGGTCAGCCCCCGCCACTTGGCCGGGCTTTGCATCAGGTTTTCCGCCAGCCAGCGGTACTGCTCAGCCCCCAGCATGGTCTGGCTAGGGCTCATCTGGGCCGAGCAGGTGGCGAATTGTCGCTGTCCGAAGCCCCCCTCGCCGCAGGGGTGGGGCGAGCGGTAGCTGCGGGTGTCGGTTACGAATAGCTCGAGCAGATCGCCAAAAGCCAGCCTGCGGTACTGGCTCATCTGGCGGTGGGGTTCGTTCGCCATGGGGTCGTAGACTATCCGCGCCGGGACGTACTCGGTCCAGGCTTGGTTAGCCTCGAGGCGGAGCTTCTTGAGGCGCTCGGGTTGCCCCTGGAAGGGGTGATCGGGGGCTCCGGGGGCGTGGGTGGTGGGGTCCCAGTAGGTATCGTTGGCAAACTCGTGGTCGTCCCACAGGAACACCCAGGGATGGGCGGCCAGGGCTTGCTGCAAAAAAGGGTCGCTGCGGTAGGCGCGGTATAAAGCGCGGTAATCGGCTAGATTCACCGCCAAATAGCTTCCGCTCGGCAGGCGGAAGGCCCGCCCCAAAAACCGTTCGCGGCGGTAGCGAGGGTCGCCGGAGTACTCGTAGATGAAGTCCCCCAGGTGGATCACCGCGTCGAGTTCTTCTCGGGCTAAGTGGGCCAAGGCCCCGTAGTAGCCGCTCCCGAACTCCTGGCAGGTGATGAGGCCCAGGCGTAGACGCTCGGGCATGGTGCCGGGTGGGTGCAGGGTGCGGGTGCGCCCGATGGGGCTCGTCACGCCACGGTAGATAAAGCGGTAAAAGTAGCCCCTTCCAGGCTCGAGCTGGCCATCCAGGTCGGCCCGCACGGTGTAGTCGGTCTCGGGGCCAAAGCCGGTCTCGATCAGGCCCCCTTGGGGCTCGAGAAACTCCGGTGACTCACACACTTCGACCACGATGGGTTCGCCAGGCCGGAAGGCTTCCGGGGCGACTCGTGTCCACAACACCACCCCGTCCGGGCTTGGATCACCGGAGGCTACGCCGATGGGAAAAACTCCCTGGGGCTCGAGCGGGGCCTGCCCCCGCGACACCCCCACCAACCCCACTCCCAAGCCGAGCAACTTGCGACGACTGAGCCGGACCTGCACCAGGTTATCCTACCTGAGCGGGATAAGTGCGGAGTCATTTGCTACGTATCACCAGCACAGGCTTCTCCGAGCGGTGCAGCACCCCTTCGGTCACTGAGCCGAGCAAGAGCCGGTCGATGCCGCTGCGCCCGTGGGTGCCCATTACGATCAGGTCGTGGTTCTTGGCTTCGCTCAAGATAGCGTCTATGGGTTTGCCCTCGAGCAGCTTGCTCTGGGCGCTCACCCCGGCCTGCGCCGCCATTTGTAAAGCCGCCTGTAGGGCCTCGTTCCCGGCTTTTTTGAGGTCCTCGATTAGCTCGAGGCCATAGGGCACTGCTTCGGGGCTGATCCAAAGGGTGCGGGTGGGGTCTTCCACCACGTACACGAAAGTAACCTGGGCACCTAGGGTTTTGGCCAGCTCGAGCCCTTGTTCGATAGCCTTGGAGCTACAGTTGCTGCCATCGGTGGGCATCAGGATTTTGCTGTACATACACCACCTCTTGAGCCTAGTGTAGCCCTGAAATGCAGGGACAATCTACCCCGACGGACGCTGGCAGATGCGGAAAGCCCAAAGACCACTAGGCTGGTTGCGATCAGCACTCTTGTGCAAAATCCGCTGGGCGTTACGCCCTTCCCCCCTACGATTGGAAGGATGACTTTCCCCGAGCTTCTCGCCCAACTCGTCTCCCAAGGGGCCTCCGACATCCACATCCACGCCGGGATGCCGCTCATGGTCCGGCTCCACGGGCGGTTGCAACCTATCGGTCAGAGCAAGCTCACTCCGCAGTGGACCGCTACCCTGGTGGATCTGATGTGCGACGAGCGCCAGAAGGTGCTGTTCAAGCAGAGGTATCAGGTGGACATAGCCTATAGCCTCCCCGGTGTGGCTCGTTTCCGGGTCAACCTCTTCCGGCAGCGGGGCTCGGTGAGCGCGGTGATGCGGGTCATCAACTCCGACGAGGAAAAGCTCAAGATCGTTTCCTTGCCCCAGGAGACGATCGAGTACTTCCGCGACCAGGAGAAGGGTTTGGTGCTGATCACCGGCCCCACGGGCTCGGGGAAGTCCACCACGCTGGCCCGCATCCTCGACGAAATCAACCGGACCCACGACAAGATGATCATCACCATCGAGGACCCCATCGAGTACTTGCACAAGCCCAAGAAGTCGGTGATCGTGCAACGCGAGCTGGGCTCGGACACGCTCTCCTTCGACGAGGCCCTGATCGCCGCCATGCGGCAAGATCCCGACGTGATCATGATCGGGGAAATCCGCAACTACGAGACCGCGGCGGCAGCGCTCGAGGCCGCCCAGACCGGCCACCTGGTCTTTTCCACCATGCACACCCTCGATACCGTGCGCACCGTGAACCGCATGATGGACCTGTTCCCCCCACATGAGCGCGAGGTGGCCCGGATCCTCTTCGCGGAGAGCTTGGTGGGCATCGTCTCGCAGCGGCTGCTCAAGAGCAAGGGAGGCGGGCGGGTGGCCGTCACGGAGATTCTCAAGGGCACGCTGCGAATCCGCGACATGATCAAAGACCCGGCCAAGACCTACGGCCTCTACGACGCCTTGCGCGAGTCGCGCCTGGACGGAATGCAGACCTTCGACGACCATCTGGCCGAACTCTACGGCCAAGACCTCCTCGACTACGAGACCGCCATTAGCCACGCCACCAGCCGCCAGAGCTTCAAGGTGGCCGCGATGCGCATTGACCAGGAGCGAGGCCAAACCACCCCCACCAGCGGGTTGACCCAGGTCATCGAGCCCGCTTCGTAATCGAGCCTTCCTCGAAAAACTATCCCCCCGGACCGGGTAGACTGAGGCTCATGCTCCCTCCGTCGAAAACCGGTCTCGATGGGATGATTCTATGCGGATCTAGGGGCGTAACCCGGTGCTCGAGACGTTCACTACGAGCATGGACTAGGATGTTGGAACCATGGTGAAGATATGCTAATTTACGGTAGAAATCCGGTGCTCGAGGCAATCAAGGAAGGCCGGGCAGTGCGGGTCTGGGTCGCCAAAGGCGTGGAGAACTGGCTGATCCGTGAACTCGAGGGGCTGGGGGCCGACTACGAACTCCTCCCCCGCATTGAACTCGATCAGAAAGTGCGTACCACCCAGCACCAGGGTTTAGTAGCTGAGGTGGCCGAACTCAAATTCTCGGATCCCGAGGCTCCTTTTCGCCTTGCCAAGGAGCGCCAAGAAGGCGTTTTGCTGGTCCTTTTGGATGGGGTGACCGACCCCCGCAACTACGGGGCCATTATCCGAACTGCTGTGGCTTTAGGAGCTCACGGGGTCATCAGCGAGGAGCGCCGCAGCGCCCCGCTCTCGCCGCTGGTGCTCAAAGCCTCAGCGGGGACTGCCCATAAGCTACCCCTGGTACAGGTC
This window harbors:
- the rbsK gene encoding ribokinase, producing the protein MPDIIVVGSINMDLVVRVQRHPLPGETLLGSDYQTFPGGKGANQAVAAARAGGSVRMIGCLGSDSFGAQLLEGLLQDGIDTHWIKRVEGPSGVAFIVVNAQGQNSIIVAPGSNYRLLPEDLKAEVFRGAKVILLQLEVPLPTVLEAARRGKEAGTTVILNAAPARSLSADALHDVDLLVVNEFEAGIVLEQKAPQGIEEALAAAQSLRERVSSVVITLGAEGCVWADTSGQGYVPAFQVQPVDTTAAGDAFVGMLASRLAKGEALAPALRWASAAGALATTQEGAQPSLPTEAEVESFLAGRSSP
- a CDS encoding IMP dehydrogenase, which gives rise to MDTTALDQLSHQALEQAQTAIASYPFPRLETYYTFADKSIIPTFLTRPFSRSQVNTRQLFYTLRGPQEIFPAFGASMSMMRSRFARDVWDGGNGGIHILPRVGLSDIERIQEVKASAPALVGVALGIHEDQAFLTELFQQPNLAFASIDIAHGANAAVLPVLAKIRAQGVESGIILGNVGSIEGFAYAYWLMKLSGFKHFAIKVGVGPGSVCTTRINTGVGVGQLSLLEEIYRFRNHAGYADAQIIADGGVNASGDFVKALAYSEGVMMGKFFASGSFEDEVLIKKDGHLEGVLLFGMASSLVTEKRNYIEGSSQTLRAFHKDAREAVSRLREGLQSAMTYVNATNLNEFRGNVRFALNSAAAITEAGVH
- a CDS encoding Uma2 family endonuclease; the protein is MVTLEHQIVAPQKKRWTVDELLAMEKAGLLDPEKRIELLDGEVYEMPPTSEGHASSVDWLVRLFLKQFDERAVVRSQNPIRLDDEDLPLPDLALLEWKEDFYRQGHPRPENVYLVVEVSDATLWFDRSSKLKRYAKAGLREVWIVNLKDRQTEVFRDPSGEEYLTRFVVKPGESVAPLAFPDDPITPL
- the alaS gene encoding alanine--tRNA ligase; amino-acid sequence: MTTAEIREKYLQFFQSKGHLRLPSFSVIPQDDPSLLFINAGMTPLKPYFLGKTPIFHTPEGEKISYRVTTCQKCVRTGDIENVGRTNRHQTVFEMLGNFSFGDYFKKEAILWAWEFLTDKRWLGLEPERIYVTIYEEDDEAFEYWTQDVGLPPERLHRFGADENFWPADAPSKGPNGPCGPCSEIYYDRGPEFGADTWADYYQTRESNRFVEIWNLVFPQYDRKDGGILEPLPKPNIDTGMGLARVAMVLQGVTDFYETDEFKPIIAKVVELSGVSYEGPSSLAHRVISEHARAVSFILSDGATFSNTGRGYVVRRLLRRAVRYGYLLGLREPFMHRLAAVVAEVMGGVYPELRENLESVQKQIRLEEERFFETLEQGVERLDALLSGLEPGDTLSGEEAFRLYDTYGFPLDLTLEIADERGIKVDTEGFQKALEEAQELARQRAAFDKDVFKRPNEALLAIARDSGGTVFVGYERTEETAQVKLLLAGNQSLDEAPAGTEVQVVLDRTPFYAEGGGQIGDFGVLEWAGGWAKVSTTQKNPDGIYLHLAKVEEGTLKAGTTVRALVDPHRRDTEKNHTATHLLHAALRAILGTHVRQAGSYVGPDRLRFDFTHPEPVSPRELARIELLVNRWIQGDFPVSYTYKPLEEAKKEGAMALFGEKYADVVRVVAVEGTADNVAAGTAISKELCGGCHVRRTGEIGMFVIRFEEAVSSGVRRIEALTGTGAVQYVRENLDVLQALSRELGVNPEGLPERLGKLQNEIKAREKEIERLRRELARAQLGGGTASALKEAGGYQYLAVRLEGLEVGALRSAADELLDKHKADLVAVGSGQNLVIKLSKEAQAKGLDAGAVMKRLTEAAGGRGGGKGALAQGGGFDLERAFAALEGALLSR
- the ruvX gene encoding Holliday junction resolvase RuvX, whose amino-acid sequence is MKVAALDVGEARIGLAVGEVGSPWAFGRGYLVRRTPQADVLALRAFAERERVAKLIVGLPLRTDGTPSAQAARVLELVRALREAGLEVETLDERFTTQLGAQRLKEAPRRVRQEKGKLDEAAAVALLESYLERAR
- the mltG gene encoding endolytic transglycosylase MltG, which encodes MLLFSLLAGVLGYLLWLSGPTGVQAQVRLERGQGALAVGRTLERAGLVRSGQLFAVYLRASGRDKLLKPGVYQLEGDGVRRLAIALTEEAQPLTVRLTFPEGWRMHQMALRLSQNGLPGEKFLELAEHPPADLRPSYVQSPTLEGFLFPATYTFPLDTTAREIIQAMLARFEQELTPEVRSRLAQEKLSVQQWVTLASIVQAEAAHPEEKPLIAGIFLNRLEAGMPLQADPTVAYGLGKALPELSRPAGDFASDTPYNTYRVAGLPPGAISNPGSEALRAVLEPQRTDARGRALFYFFHNRQGKLFVNPDFASHSRDLARYR
- a CDS encoding 2-oxoisovalerate dehydrogenase E1 component subunit beta; protein product: MELIFEVRDAEGGFAARAIGEESIATHGQTWEELKANVLEAVRNYFGPGMTPRTVQLHYVRDELVLI
- a CDS encoding alkaline phosphatase D family protein, with the protein product MQVRLSRRKLLGLGVGLVGVSRGQAPLEPQGVFPIGVASGDPSPDGVVLWTRVAPEAFRPGEPIVVEVCESPEFLEPQGGLIETGFGPETDYTVRADLDGQLEPGRGYFYRFIYRGVTSPIGRTRTLHPPGTMPERLRLGLITCQEFGSGYYGALAHLAREELDAVIHLGDFIYEYSGDPRYRRERFLGRAFRLPSGSYLAVNLADYRALYRAYRSDPFLQQALAAHPWVFLWDDHEFANDTYWDPTTHAPGAPDHPFQGQPERLKKLRLEANQAWTEYVPARIVYDPMANEPHRQMSQYRRLAFGDLLELFVTDTRSYRSPHPCGEGGFGQRQFATCSAQMSPSQTMLGAEQYRWLAENLMQSPAKWRGLTSAVMFSPLRSGDLTLNTDGWDGYAAERQALLNAWARAGVHNLVVLSGDLHSALASQVSPTFKPGEPWLGAEFMAPSLTSPGPAETLRRLAFWPGNAFLEQANPHLNFFDGDINGYAVLEVTPEAVRYELYWVDKTQNRPDAPKRLARKLRYRPGRGLEAG
- a CDS encoding universal stress protein; protein product: MYSKILMPTDGSNCSSKAIEQGLELAKTLGAQVTFVYVVEDPTRTLWISPEAVPYGLELIEDLKKAGNEALQAALQMAAQAGVSAQSKLLEGKPIDAILSEAKNHDLIVMGTHGRSGIDRLLLGSVTEGVLHRSEKPVLVIRSK
- a CDS encoding type IV pilus twitching motility protein PilT, yielding MTFPELLAQLVSQGASDIHIHAGMPLMVRLHGRLQPIGQSKLTPQWTATLVDLMCDERQKVLFKQRYQVDIAYSLPGVARFRVNLFRQRGSVSAVMRVINSDEEKLKIVSLPQETIEYFRDQEKGLVLITGPTGSGKSTTLARILDEINRTHDKMIITIEDPIEYLHKPKKSVIVQRELGSDTLSFDEALIAAMRQDPDVIMIGEIRNYETAAAALEAAQTGHLVFSTMHTLDTVRTVNRMMDLFPPHEREVARILFAESLVGIVSQRLLKSKGGGRVAVTEILKGTLRIRDMIKDPAKTYGLYDALRESRLDGMQTFDDHLAELYGQDLLDYETAISHATSRQSFKVAAMRIDQERGQTTPTSGLTQVIEPAS